Proteins encoded within one genomic window of Melospiza georgiana isolate bMelGeo1 chromosome 24, bMelGeo1.pri, whole genome shotgun sequence:
- the NIPAL3 gene encoding NIPA-like protein 3 produces MEGGNSPSLQLQQLPATAAVSVQPHTDSFSYKENLIGALLAIFGHLVSSIALNLQKYSHIRLAGSKDPRAYFRTKTWWSGFVLLLLGELGVFCSYAFAPLSLIVPLSAVSVVASAIIGIIFIKEKWKPKEFLRRYVLSFVGCGLAVVGTYLLVTFGPNSHEKMTAENITRHLVSWPFLLYMLVEIIVFCLLLYFYKERNANYVVIILLLVALLGSMTVVTVKAVAGMILVSIQGTLQLDSPIFYIMLVCMAATAIYQATFLAQASQLYDSAQISSIGYILSTTAAISAGATFYLDFMGEDVLHICMFALGCLIAFLGVFLITRNRKKPVPFEPYISMDAMPGMQNMHDKGIAVQPDLKASFSYGALENNDSMPEIYTPATLPIVQEQHGPKGGSAPPYRVLEHSKKE; encoded by the exons ATGGAAGGAGgaaacagccccagcctgcagctgcagcagctccctgccacagcagcagtgtctgtgcagCCACACACAGACTCCTTCTCCTACAAG GAGAACTTGATTGGGGCACTCCTGGCTATTTTTGGGCACCTTGTCAGCAGCATTGCCCTCAACCTGCAG AAATACAGCCACATCAGGCTGGCAGGCTCCAAGGACCCCCGGGCCTACTTCAGAACCAAGACCTGGTGGAGTGGCttcgtgctgctgctgctgggggagctgggggtgttctgCTCCTACGCCTTCGCTCCCCTCTCGCTCATCGTGCCCCTCAGTGCAGTGTCTGTCGTGG CTAGTGCAATCATAggaattatatttattaaagaaaaatggaagCCCAAGGAATTTTTGA GGCGCTACGTGCTGTCCTTCGTGGGCTGTGGCCTGGCAGTTGTTGGCACTTACCTGCTGGTGACATTTGGACCCAACAGCCACGAGAAGATGACAGCAGAAAACATCACCAGGCATTTAGTGAGCTGGCCATTCCTGCTCTACATG CTTGTGGAGATCATTGTGTTCTGTCTGCTCCTGTATTTTTACAAGGAGAGAAATGCAAACTACGTTGTCATTATTCTCCTGCTGGTGGCTTTGCTGG GTTCCATGACTGTGGTGACAGTGAAGGCAGTGGCTGGGATGATCCTGGTGTCCATCCAGGGCACTCTGCAGCTGGACTCCCCCATCTTCTACATCATGTTGGTGTGCATGGCTGCCACTGCCATCTACCAGGCCAC GTTTTTAGCTCAAGCCTCACAGCTCTATGACTCAGCTCAGATCTCCAGCATTGGCTACATCCTATCCACCACAGCAGCAATCTCAGCAG gaGCAACTTTTTACCTGGACTTCATGGGTGAAGATGTTCTCCACATTTGTATGTTTGCACTGGG GTGCCTCATAGCATTCCTGGGAGTGTTCCTGATCACCAGGAACAGGAAGAAGCCTGTCCCCTTCGAGCCCTACATCTCTATGGATGCCATGCCAG GCATGCAGAACATGCACGACAAAGGGATTGCAGTGCAGCCTGACCTCAAAGCCTCCTTCTCCTACGGCGCCCTGGAGAACAACGACAGCATGCCAGAGATCTACACCCCAGCCACGCTGCCCatcgtgcaggagcagcacggCCCCAAGGGGGGCTCTGCCCCTCCCTACAGggtgctggagcacagcaagAAGGAGTGA